TCTCCAGCCAGTTGCGGACGCGCTGGGCATCCGCGAAGCGCGAATACTTCCCGGCCGAATCGAGCAGCACCATCAGGACCCGCCGTCCGTGGATGTCCGTCGACAGCACCAGGCAATGCCCGGCAACCGAGATGTATCCGGTCTTCTGCAGGTCGAGGTGCCAACGGTGGTTATAGACCAGGCGGTCGGTGCTGTGGAAATGGAAACTGCGCCGCCCGATCCGGAAGTCGTACCCCGAACTCACAGAGTAGCGGCGGATCAGCCCATACTGGTACGCCGCCTTGACCATGCGCACCAGGTCCTCCGGGCTCGCCCGGTTGCCGGGATTGAGTCCGATGGAGTCGGCGAAACTGGCATGCGCCATCCCGAGCGACCGGGCCTTGGCGTTCATCGCCGCGACGAACGCGCGCAACCCTCCCGGATAGGTCCTTCCCAGCAGATTCGCGGCGTGGTTTTCCGAGGACATCAGCGCCAGGTGCAAGGCCTGGCCGCGCGTGATATGGACCCCCGGGTGCAGCGGCGATCGCCCCCAGCCCTCCGAGGTGCGGTCGTCGCGCGTGAATTCGAGCGTCTCGTCGAGCGGAAGGTGCTTGTCGAGCGTCACCATGGCGGTCATCAGCTTGGTGATCGAGGCGATCGAGGACACCGTCTCCGGGTTCTTGGCATAGAGGACCTTGCCCGTGTCCTGATCGACGACCAGGACATAGGCGGACCGCAGGTGCGGAGCGCCGGCTCCGTGATGACGAACCACGCGGTGAGCCGATGCCGCACCGGACAGCGCCAGCAGCGCCGCAGCCAACCCCAACCCGAAACACCGGTGCAATGAACCCCGCATGGCCCCGCCCTTTCCTTGAAGCGATTGTTCTTGAATCTTCGCCCGAATTCTACTGACGTTTCCCGCCTCCGACCGTGCTCAGGAATCGATGAAGTGCACGAAGTTCTCGATCGGTTCGCGCTCCGTAACGAGCGAGTTCTCGATCCGGCTCGGGTCGGCCTTCCCCAGCGCCATGGCGCAGACGATCGTGTACTCGTCGCTGATGCCCAACTGCGCACGGATCACGCGGTGAAACGGATTGAACGACGCCTGCGGACAGGTATCCAGGCCACGCGCGCGCGCCGCGATCATGACGTTCTGCAGGAACATCCCGTAATCGAGCCAGCTACCCTGGCTCAGCGCGCGGTCGATGGAGAACACCATCCCTACGGGGGCGTCGAAGAATTGGAAGTTGCGCCCCTCCTGGGCCTGCATCTTGGCTTCGTCACCGCGGTCGATGCCGAGCAGCCCGTACAGGTCCCAGCCGACTTTGCGGCGGCGGGCCAGATAAGGATCAACCCAACGCAAGGGGTAGTACGGGTATTCCTCCCGATGCTGTTCGCGCTCTTGCGGGTTGCTGTATGCGGCGAGGATGGCCTGCGAAAGCCGATCCAGCGCCCCGCCCGTGACGACGTGGACGTTCCACGGCTGGATGTTCGTACCGCTGGGAGCCCGGCTGGCCACGCGCAGGATCTCCCCGATGGTCGGGTGCGGGACAGGATCGGGAAGAAAGGCGCGCACGGAGCGCCGGGACGTGATAGCGGCGTCGACGGCCTCGGTCGCCGAGAGACTGGAAAACGGTGGAAACGAATACGGTTCGGAATTCATCGGAACGAGCCCTCCCGCACGGTCGGATCACCGCACCGCAATAGGCGGCCGACCGAAAGCGTTTGATTAACGAAGCACCAAAAGGCAACATTTACCCATTGATTTTCAATGGAAATTAATTTTCGGCAAAAACAGATTCAAAACGATCCCAAAGAACCTCTTGACTTTTGTGCAAAGCAGCATAAAATTCGTATCGTCGTAGCACGAAACCGGAAGTTCGACACTCCGGAAGATAGTAGTTCGTTGGAAAGCGTTTTTCGACACCATTGCAGCGACGCACCCGGATTCGGGAGAGAACCATGGCAACGACCCTCACGCACATGCTGGATCTGCAGAAGATCCATTTCGACGCGGCCAACGCCGCCGGTCGTATGACGGTCGATGTCCTGGAGAAGTGGGCCGACCTGAACGCCGCGACGGCACGAGCCGTTCTGCAGGAGGGCACGGACACCGCCCACGCCCTCCGCACGGCGCGCGACCCCCAGCACGTGATCGATGCCATGGCTGCCGCCGGGAAGCCGGCCGCCGAACGGTGGTTGGGCTATTCGCGCGATGCCTACGCCATCGCCAATGGTGCGCGCGGCGAACTGACGAAGATTTTCCAGACACAACGCGCCGAACACCAGCGCCAGGTCGGCGATTGGATCGCCTCCGCATCCGAGAGCGCCCCGGTCGGAGCGGAGCCTGCGGTTGCCGCCTGCCGGCTTGCGTTCACCAATGCAAATGCCGCGCTCGACACGTTCTTTCAAGCTGCGCAAGCCGCAGCGGATTGGGCGGAGTCAAACATTTCTGCCGCGATGTCCGCAACAATCGACACCGTGGCTGCCTCCAGCGATGCAGCGAAAGGAAGGGCACGCAAAGCGGCAAACGCGTAACGGTTTCATCTCCTTGGCACCACTTGTTCGGGCGCCAGCCCGAGCGTCTCCTGTCTCCTCCTTTACGTGGTGCTTTTCCGAGCCTGGTCTTTACCAGGCTCTTTTTTTGCCCTGAGATCGGGCACGGCGTACTGCCGGACGGACTACTGATTTCCCAAGGTTCGCAGCGCTTCTTCCAGACGCGGCATGGCGCTGCGCCGGAACAGCCCAAATTCGTCGAAGAACTCCTCCCGGGACAGGATCACCTCGCGAGCCGCCATGCCGTTGCGGATTCGAACCGTATGGCAGGTCCGGACCGGCTGTTGCGAAATGCTGTCGACCTCCACCTGGACGCCGAAGCGGCCGACGCGTCGCGTGATGCCGGCGACGCACGTCACGATCCGCTCCACCGCGTCGCGGTATTCGTCGTAGCCGTGCCGCCGATCGATCGACCGGATTCCCCGGGAAATCACGCTGCCTTCCACCATGGTCCTGCCCTCCATTCCCTCTCTCGGCGTGCTCCAGGCGAATTCGCAGAACACGCAACGGAACGAAGTATAGATGGGATTTTTTCCCACGTAACACGCAATCAGGGTAGCCCGTACGAAAATTCGTAATCACTTGTATCCCCCGCGCAAGACCCCAACCGCGCACCGGGATAGGGAGATCGCATTCCAACGATATGAAAATTCAATTTGAAATAATCATCCGATAGAAATATCGTTTCGCCGGTGATGTCCCTGCAACATTCCATGCCGCGTCCGGTTCGACCGGACCGGTTCTCTTTCCGGAAAGGAGCACCCCCATGAGCCGAACCCGATCCGCACTCGCGGCACGACATGCCGTCACCCTCGCCCTGCTGGGCGCACTTGGCGCGGCGCAGGCGCAAGAAGATCTGTCCCGGTGGAAACTGCCGGCGGCGCCGATTCCCGCAGACAATCCCCAGTCGGCCGCGAAGATCGCGCTGGGGCACCAGCTCGCTTTCGACACGCGCCTGTCCAAGAATCACGCGCTCTCCTGCGCGAGCTGCCACGTTCCGTTCGCCGGCGGCGCCGGCATCACGCCGCGCGCCTTCGGGCAGGGCGGCGAGCTGGGCCGCTGGGCCCCGTCCTGGGACAATTCGGCGTACTACACCTCGCTCTTCTGGGATGGACGGGCCTCATCGCTCGAGCAGCAGACCGGCGCCCTGCCCGGCCACATGGGACCGCTCACCGCTCCCGGCGAAATGGGGGGAACCATGAAGGAGGATGTCGCCACGCTCAACGCGATTCCCGGCTACCGCAAGCAGTTCCACGCGGTCTTCCACAGCGACGCCACCCCGGAGAACATCGCCAAGGCGATCGCCTCGTTCGAGCGCACGCTGATCGCCACCCAGTCGCCATTCCAGCGCTACGTGGCGGGCGACGCCCATGCCATCAGCCCCGCCGCCAAACGCGGTTTCGCCCTCTTCCAGGGCAAGGCGATCTGCACCGCCTGCCATGTACCGCCCGCCCTCACCGACAACAACTACCACGACATCGGTGTGCCCCAGGTCGGGCCGTTGAAGGATGACGAGGGACGGGGCGCGGTGACCAAGGATCCCGCGGACGCCAGGCGCTTCAAGACGCCGTCGCTCTACAACGCGGGCTCATTCGCGTTCTACATGCATGACGGCGCCTACACCACCTTGCAGGAGGTCGTTGCCCACTACAACCGCGGGGGGAATCACGCAGACAAGAACCAGGATCCGCTGATCCAGCCTTTGCACCTCACGGCGCAGGAGCAGCGCGATCTGGTCGCCTTCCTGGAAACCCTGACCGACAAGCGGCTCGATCAGGTGACGCGACCGAAACTGCCGTAAGCGGGGCCGGCCGGTTCGCCTCCATCCGCAGATGGCGAACCGGACCGGCAGTCGGGTCCACAGGCGCTACGGCACATAGCGCCAGAGATCGTTCAAGTCACCGACCGCAGTCGCGGACGAGTCGTATCCGCCGCCGCCGAACAGCCAGAAATCCCCGTTGGCATCGACCCAGCCGGCGGCACCGTACCGTGCACCCGGAAAACTGGTGACGCTCGAAGTCCCCGGCGATGATCCATAGGCCCCCGCACACCAGCTCGCCGCGGGACTGGTGCCGCTCGGCGTCGTCGTGCAGCCGTTCTCGGTGGTTGTTGTACTCACCTCGGTCCACTGCTGCTTCCCGGAACCGGGCGTCATCGAACCGGGATCGAAATACCAGAGGTCGTTGAAATACCCCTCGGCCCCGCTACCGCTGCCGACACCGGTGTAGCCTTCTCCCCCATACAGCCAGAAGTATCCGGTATGCGGATCGACCCACGCCACCGCATCATCCCGCGCCGCGGGGCTGTAGGGTTGGCCGCCCCCCGCGGCAGGGGGATTTCCGGGCCAGCAGTGCCAGCTGCCCGGGGAGTTCGCCGTCGGCGGCGTGTATTCCCAGAGATCGGCATAGTAGGTCTGTGTTGCGGAAGACGAAGTCGTCGACACCACCGCGCCACCGAACAACCAGAGGTTGGCTCCGTCGAACCAGGAAACGGCATCCTGCCGCGCGGGGGGCGATGGCAACGAGCAGGTGTCACCGCTCACTGCCGTCGTGGATGCGGACCCGCCCCCGGATACTTTCGTCCAGGTCGCAGCGCCTGGAACAAGCTCCCAGAGATCGTTCAAATCGCCGGTGGTGGCGTCGACCGCCACCCCATTTCCTCCGAACATCCACAAGTCACCGGCCTGATCGATCCAGGTGGATGCGCCAAAACGCGCTCCGGGATAGGAAGAGGACGGGGTGGATGATCCGGCAGCAACCAAGGTCCACCCGCCATTCGGCGTAAACATCCACAGATCATTCTGCGCTTGGACGGTGGACGAACTGCACCCGCTGGAATTGCCGCAACCAATCCCCCCGAACAGCCATGCTTCACCCGTGCTGCGGTTGAACCATGTGCTCGCGAAAACCCGGGCGCCCGGGTAGGAGGAGGAACCCACATTGGCAACGCCCGACTGGTATGCCGTGCCATTGGACGTTGCCGGCTCCCACCACGTCCAGGTTCCCGAATTCGTGTCGAACTTCCACAGATCGCTGAAAATTCCGATCGCGCTGGCGGAAGCCACGGCGTCTCCGCCAAACAACCAAAGGTTGCCGGCACCGTCGGCCCAGGACGCGGCTCCGTAGCGTGCCCCGGGGAAGCCTCCCGGCACGCCGACCGTGCCATACGAACCGATCGCACCCGCGGTCTGGGATCCCGCAATCCACGTCCAGGCCTTCGGTGTCGACGGGGAGCACACCACGTTGACGCTCACATTGCCGTTGGCCGCACCGGCCCCGCTCAGCACTACGCAGTTCTGACCAGATGGCTGTTGCGAAACCGTAACGTCGTATAACGCTCCGGCGGCAATCTGGGTGCCGAATGTGCTGGTGGTACTGCCGTATACGGTCACGGAGTCGCTGCCGTTGTCCTGCAAGGTCAGCGTTCCCGAGGTCAACCCGGTCACCTTGATGCTGATGGGGAAGCTTTGGCTGCCGCTGCTGCCTCCCCCCCCTCCGCAGGCTGCAAGCAATGCCGCCGCCGCAAGCGCCCCAACCGCGGAAAACGCCATTCGCATCGGATTCCGGACGCCACCACTCATGATGTCCCTCTCCCCAGGGCAATATCAAGCGGTTATCAGGATCCGGCGATCATACGGGAACGATGGGGGAACTTGCCATCGAAAATCGATCGGACTAACGCCCCATTGCCGCCCAGACTTTTTCCAGCCGCTTGACGCTCACCGGCACCGGGGTGCGCAGTTCCTGGGCGAAGAGCGAGACCCGCAGTTCCTCGAGCAGCCACCGGAATTCGTCCAGCCCCGGGTCGGCAACACCCTTGCGGGCGGCCACTTCGCGCAGCCACTTCGCCTGCAAGGGCTGGATCTCGGCCAGCCGCGCCGCGTCCCGGGGCGGGTCGGCGCGCAGCTTGTCGAGCCGCATCGCGATCGCCTTCAGGTACCGGGGCAGATGGGCCAACTGGGCGGCCGGGGTGTCGGCCACGAATCGGCGGCCCAGCAGACGCGCCATCTGCTGCTCGATGTCGGCGCAGGCAGCGGCGTGCGTGCGCAGGCCGTTCAGCTTCTTTGCCACCGCCACCGCCTCGTCGACGATCTGCGTGGCCAGCCGCGCGATCTCCTGGACGACGAGTCCCAGGCGCCCCCGCACCTCGTCGCGGCGCGCGACGAACTGCGCGCGGTCCTGGGGCATGGGATCGGCGCAGGCCAGGCGATCCAGCGCCGCCGTAACCACCTGTTCGGCAAGCGGATCGAGATGCTTCATCGGCGGCACGGTCGTGGCACGCATCTGCACCGTGGCGAGCGCGCCGAGGCCCTTTTCCAGCCCGCGCAGCGGTTCGCGCAACTGCAGGCGAAACAGGCGCCGCAGGCCCTCGCGGTGTGCCGCCTGCGCCGCGGCCGGATCGTCGAACACGTCCAGCAGACAATGGGTCTGCCGGTCGACGAGCGCCGGGTAGCCGACCAGCGTCTGTCCGCCGCGCGCGATCTCCATGATTTCCGGCAGCACGCCGAAGTCCCAATCGGTGATTTCCCGCCCGGCATCGGCGGCCGGCGACCGGTCTGCCGCCGCGGGTCCGGCCCCGGATCCCACCGCGGCTCCCGCCGGGCCCCTCCCACCGGCCACAGCCCCCGCCGCCAGCTTGCGGAAGCTCGCCTGTGCCTGCGAGCCCAACTCCGCCCGCAGTGCCGCGAGATTGCGCCCCATCGCCAGCTGCCGACCGGATTCGTCGACGATCTTGAAATTCATCGTCAAGTGCGCGGGCAGGGTCTCGAGCTTGAAGTCGCCCGGCGCACAGACGGTCCCGGTCTGTGCGCGGATGTCGGCGATCAGCGCGTCGACCAGGCCCCGCAACGGGGGCGTCGGTGCCGTCTCGGGAGCCGGTTCCGCCGACGGATCGAAGGGGTGGCGCGCGACGAACCCGGCGGCATAGTCGGGCAAGGGCACGCAGGCGCGACGCAGCTTCTGCGGCAGCGACTTGCACAACAGCTGCACCTTCTCCTTGCGCATGCCGGGGACCAGCCAATCGAATGGTTCCGCGTCGAGCTGGTTGAGCGCATAGAGGGGAATGCACAGGGTCACGCCGTCGCGCGGGCTTCCCGGCTCGAAGTGATATGTCAGGTCCATGCGCAGCCCACGGGCGGCCCACTGCTTCGGAAACAGTTCCGTGGTCGCACCGGCCGCCTCGTGGCGCATCAGTTCGTCGCGCGACAGGAAGAGGAGCCGCGGATTCTCGCGCTCGGTCTGGGCCCGCCAGCGCTCGAAGCCGGCGCCGCTGCATACGTCGGCAGGAATGCGCTGATCGTAGAACGCGAAGATCAGATCTTCATCGACCAGCACGTCGGGTCGGCGGGTGCGGTGTTCGAGTTCGCGAATCTCGTCGACCAGGCGCCGATTGTGCGCAAGGAACGGCGCCCGGGCATCGAATTCGCCGGCGACCAGCGCCTCGCGGAGGAAGATTTCGCGGGCGTGCGCGGGATCGATCGGTCCGTAGGACACGCGCCGCTGCACATACACCGGCAGGCCGTAGACGGTGCCGCGCTCCAGCACGGTGACCTGCGCAGCGCGCTTCTCCCAATGCGGATCACCGTGGCTTTTCTTGAGCAGATGCGCGCCCGCCTGTTCGATCCAGCGCGGATCGACCTCCGCCGCCGTGCGCGCGAAGAGCCGCGAGGTTTCGACGAGTTCGGCGCATACCAGCCAGCGCGCGTTGCGTCGCGCCCGCGAGGCCCCGGGCCAGAGGTGGAACTTGATCCCGCGCGCCCCCAAAAACGGCGCGTCGCGCGCCCCCGGATCGGCGTCCGTGCTCTTCATGCCGATATTGCCGAGCAGGCCCGCCAACAGCGCACGGTGCACCTGTTCGTACGTTGCAGGGCTCGCGTTGACGCGCCAGCCCAGCTCGGCGACGATCTGATGCAGTTGGGCGTGCACGTCGAACCATTCGCGCACCCGGCGCGCGTTCAGGAACTCCGCGCGCAGGTCGTCGGCGAAGCGCCGGTTGGACTTCTTGTGGTCGACCCGCTCCTGCATCGCGTCCCAGAGCTTGACGAAGGAAAGGAAGTCGGAGCGTTCGTCGGCGTAACGCTGGTGCGCGGCATCGGCGGCCTGTGCCTGCTCGACGGGGCGCTCGCGCGGATCCTGGACCGACAGCGCCGCCGCAATGATCAGCGCCTCACGCAGGCTGTGCTGGTCGCGTGCGGCGAGCAGGATGCGGCCGATGCGCGGATCGAGGGGCAGCCGTGCCAGTTCGGTACCCACGGCGGTGAGGTTGCGGCGGTCATCGACCGCGCCGAGTTCGGCCAGCAACTGGTAGCCGTCGACGATCGCCCGCGCCGGCGGCGGATCGACGAAGGGGAACTGTTCGGGGTCGCCCAGCCCGTGGGCGGCCATGCGCAGAATCACCGATGCCAGCGAGGAGCGCAGCACCTCGGGATCGGCAAACGCCGGCCGCTCGCGATAGTCCTCCTCGGCATACAGACGGATGCAGATGCCTGCGGCCACCCGCCCGCAGCGCCCTGCCCGCTG
This genomic window from Burkholderiales bacterium GJ-E10 contains:
- a CDS encoding Gp043; protein product: MVEGSVISRGIRSIDRRHGYDEYRDAVERIVTCVAGITRRVGRFGVQVEVDSISQQPVRTCHTVRIRNGMAAREVILSREEFFDEFGLFRRSAMPRLEEALRTLGNQ
- a CDS encoding phasin family domain-containing protein, encoding MATTLTHMLDLQKIHFDAANAAGRMTVDVLEKWADLNAATARAVLQEGTDTAHALRTARDPQHVIDAMAAAGKPAAERWLGYSRDAYAIANGARGELTKIFQTQRAEHQRQVGDWIASASESAPVGAEPAVAACRLAFTNANAALDTFFQAAQAAADWAESNISAAMSATIDTVAASSDAAKGRARKAANA
- a CDS encoding methylamine utilization protein/Cytochrome c peroxidase, whose protein sequence is MSRTRSALAARHAVTLALLGALGAAQAQEDLSRWKLPAAPIPADNPQSAAKIALGHQLAFDTRLSKNHALSCASCHVPFAGGAGITPRAFGQGGELGRWAPSWDNSAYYTSLFWDGRASSLEQQTGALPGHMGPLTAPGEMGGTMKEDVATLNAIPGYRKQFHAVFHSDATPENIAKAIASFERTLIATQSPFQRYVAGDAHAISPAAKRGFALFQGKAICTACHVPPALTDNNYHDIGVPQVGPLKDDEGRGAVTKDPADARRFKTPSLYNAGSFAFYMHDGAYTTLQEVVAHYNRGGNHADKNQDPLIQPLHLTAQEQRDLVAFLETLTDKRLDQVTRPKLP
- a CDS encoding nitroreductase family protein translates to MNSEPYSFPPFSSLSATEAVDAAITSRRSVRAFLPDPVPHPTIGEILRVASRAPSGTNIQPWNVHVVTGGALDRLSQAILAAYSNPQEREQHREEYPYYPLRWVDPYLARRRKVGWDLYGLLGIDRGDEAKMQAQEGRNFQFFDAPVGMVFSIDRALSQGSWLDYGMFLQNVMIAARARGLDTCPQASFNPFHRVIRAQLGISDEYTIVCAMALGKADPSRIENSLVTEREPIENFVHFIDS
- a CDS encoding D-alanyl-D-alanine carboxypeptidase (Precursor), whose product is MRGSLHRCFGLGLAAALLALSGAASAHRVVRHHGAGAPHLRSAYVLVVDQDTGKVLYAKNPETVSSIASITKLMTAMVTLDKHLPLDETLEFTRDDRTSEGWGRSPLHPGVHITRGQALHLALMSSENHAANLLGRTYPGGLRAFVAAMNAKARSLGMAHASFADSIGLNPGNRASPEDLVRMVKAAYQYGLIRRYSVSSGYDFRIGRRSFHFHSTDRLVYNHRWHLDLQKTGYISVAGHCLVLSTDIHGRRVLMVLLDSAGKYSRFADAQRVRNWLETRHYARTRTPAAGRGQPSA
- a CDS encoding ATP-dependent helicase HrpA, translated to MPTDPISFDENLPISARREEVAAAVAAHQVVIVCGETGSGKTTQLPKICLALGRGRGASIGHTQPRRIAASSVAKRIAQELNSPLGDIVGYKVRFSDHTRPGARIKLMTDGILLAETQSDPQLRAYDTLIIDEAHERSLNIDFLLGYLRQLLPRRPDLKLIITSATIDAERFARHFAGVQGPAPVIQVSGRLYPVEIRYRPYEEDADAQAAPDGPARRAASPERAAAKERKSQAQAVLDAVDELAGCGRGDVLVFLPGEREIRDTAEALRKHHPPGTEILPLFARLSAQEQERVFRSGGGRRIVLATNIAETSLTVPGIRYVVDAGLARVKRYSYRNKVEQLRIEPVARAAADQRAGRCGRVAAGICIRLYAEEDYRERPAFADPEVLRSSLASVILRMAAHGLGDPEQFPFVDPPPARAIVDGYQLLAELGAVDDRRNLTAVGTELARLPLDPRIGRILLAARDQHSLREALIIAAALSVQDPRERPVEQAQAADAAHQRYADERSDFLSFVKLWDAMQERVDHKKSNRRFADDLRAEFLNARRVREWFDVHAQLHQIVAELGWRVNASPATYEQVHRALLAGLLGNIGMKSTDADPGARDAPFLGARGIKFHLWPGASRARRNARWLVCAELVETSRLFARTAAEVDPRWIEQAGAHLLKKSHGDPHWEKRAAQVTVLERGTVYGLPVYVQRRVSYGPIDPAHAREIFLREALVAGEFDARAPFLAHNRRLVDEIRELEHRTRRPDVLVDEDLIFAFYDQRIPADVCSGAGFERWRAQTERENPRLLFLSRDELMRHEAAGATTELFPKQWAARGLRMDLTYHFEPGSPRDGVTLCIPLYALNQLDAEPFDWLVPGMRKEKVQLLCKSLPQKLRRACVPLPDYAAGFVARHPFDPSAEPAPETAPTPPLRGLVDALIADIRAQTGTVCAPGDFKLETLPAHLTMNFKIVDESGRQLAMGRNLAALRAELGSQAQASFRKLAAGAVAGGRGPAGAAVGSGAGPAAADRSPAADAGREITDWDFGVLPEIMEIARGGQTLVGYPALVDRQTHCLLDVFDDPAAAQAAHREGLRRLFRLQLREPLRGLEKGLGALATVQMRATTVPPMKHLDPLAEQVVTAALDRLACADPMPQDRAQFVARRDEVRGRLGLVVQEIARLATQIVDEAVAVAKKLNGLRTHAAACADIEQQMARLLGRRFVADTPAAQLAHLPRYLKAIAMRLDKLRADPPRDAARLAEIQPLQAKWLREVAARKGVADPGLDEFRWLLEELRVSLFAQELRTPVPVSVKRLEKVWAAMGR